CCCAGCTGGTCCTACCAGGAGAAGCTCTACTCCTACCTCCTGGGTGGTGCTGGCCCTGCTCACACCCACCAACTCCTGGACCCAGGGTCCCTGCAGCTGGCTGTGGAGGCCTGGTATCGGCCCAGCTGCCTCTTGGGAAGGGACAAGGTCAAGGAGCCCCGGGCAGGCAGCTGTGAGACCAGCTTCACAGAGGCCAAGGAGCCCCAGGCAGGGCCCACAGAGCAGTGCACGGAACCTGGCCAAGCTGAAGAGGATGTCACTATCCATACTGTGTCCTACGGGGTTCAAGAGGAGCTGCAGGGCCAGGAGGAcagccaggaggaggaggaggtgagcaGATGTGTTTAAGATGCAGACTCCCAGGAGCAGAGGCAGATTTAACAGGCTTGGACGATGGCCCAGGAATCTATTTGCCACCAAAGGAAAGGTTCTTCTGACCCAGGTGCAGCCCACACTTTGAAAAACACTAGCTTAGCTGGGCaccgtggcacacacctgtaatcccagtgactcaggaggctgaggcaggagaatggtaagtttaaggccagcatcagcaacttatcaagaccatgtgtcaaataaaaaataaaacgagTTGGGAATGTAGTGCAGTGCAAAGGTAACCTGGATTTCATCCCCagtactgagagagagagagagagagagagacagagacagacagacagacagacagacagacattaGCTTGTGTTGAATATTTATTAAGACAAGTGATAAATGACAACTACTTATCACTCAAAGATAACATTATTATTTTGGTGGATGATTGTCTACATCTCTTTTTATTCACatgggttttttcctcttcacctTTCCCCCAAAGAGATCTTTCTATACATAGTTTCATAGCCTGGTTTTTCAATATTGCTccatataatttaatattttccacAAGGTGTTTTTTAAAGTTGTGTGGTCTTCCTTATGACTTCTGTCGTTTATTAACTCAATCTCCTGGTCACTGGGCATTGAGAGTGTTTCTCATCTTTCACACAATTGCTATGCTATGATGAACATCCCTGGATATAGAGACTTGCATTTTCCTGGAGATAAATTCCCAAGAGTAGATTCAGGTCTGTCAAGGCTTTTGGTAGAGCCGCAAGACCAACCTACACTCCCTGTCGCTCCACATCATTGCCCTGGATagtaccttttttatttcttttgaaccCTTGCCAGTCTGACAGGGCTGGGGTGACCCCACTGTTCCACAGAGTGAGGCAACCTCCACAGAAAGTGAAAGTGAAGACAACTTCCTCACGCTGCCTCCCAGGGACCACCTGGGTCTTACTCTCTTCTCCATGCTCTGCTGCTTTTGGCCACTGGGCATCGCTGCCTTCTATTTCTCCCAGGGGGTAAGTACACCTGGGGCCCAGGGCTGCTTCTCTGGCCACCTTTCCCCACTGGAGGGCTTGACACCCTCATCTGCAGAATGGGGTCCTGGTGGGCTGGACTGTTTTGTGGGTGTGAGGCTGCTCCCTTACATCAGCACGTCTCTCTCCCTAGACCACCAAGGCCATCTCCAAAGGGGACTTCCGCCTGGCCAGCACCACCTCCCGCCGGGCCCTtttcctggccacactctccATCGCAGTGGGGGCTGGCCTCTATGTGGCTGTGGTGGTAGCTCTGGCAGCTTACATGTCCCAGAATGGCCATGGCTAGTGGCCAGTAGAACTTGCGTCCTGATTCCCCTGGTCTACCTGAGGAAGCCGCGGGGCTTGGGGCTGCAGACCACGGAGAGTCCTGGCCCCCAGAACTATGAACATGGCGTGCAGAGCTCAACCTTCACTTCTTCCCACCCATTGCTCCCAGCCTCGGAGCAGGCTAGGATCACTGACAGGAAGCAGAATCAGGGCTGTCCACCCTGCCTACAAAGGCCTAGCCCAGCCCATTCTGCTCATTCTCTATAGGGTCTCCCACCCTGCAGGCAGCCCACCAGCTACTCACCAGCTTCCCCACAGAGAAAGAGCAGGAGGTTCCAGGGAAGGAAGGGGTTGCCAGGGGACAGGAGTCCTGACCTAGTCCTTTTAGCCCATCGGGGTCTTCACCTGGGGACAGCTTGAGCAGCTTCTCCCAAGTCTACTCTCTGGCCCCATGATGCCCCAACCCAGTCAGTCAGGAAGGAAAAACATGGAGACGAGGTGCACTGTCTGATTCTGGGAACTGTTTGTCTCCCCTGTGAGCAAGTAAGACCCTAGACCCTGGATAGAGAAGGGAGTCTCAGCATGTAAACTCTGAACCAAGGGCAGGACCCTGGAGCTGCAAGAAGAAAAGGCGAAAGCAAAGGCAGAGAGATTGAGGGCCCTGAAACACTGCTGGACTTCACGGGCCTCCCCCTGTGCCCCAGTTCCCCACTCCCACCATCCTTTCTGGGCTTTGCCTGTGGGGTCCAAAGCTGCTGTCCTCCCAGGGAGTCTAAGAGAACATGCCCTCAGCCCAGCCACAGGGCACAGAGCCCTAGGTCCAACCTGCAGGAAAGATGGCGAGGAAAGGGGGGATGAGTCTAGAGGAGAGGAGGGTCCCAGGAGAGGGGAGTGCTGAGGAGCCAGCTGAACTCAGGAGGATCTTTCCAGAGAAGGGGTCCTCTGAGCAAGGCCCAGAAAGATGAGTAGAATCCTCCTAAGGGAATTGTTTCCACATAACTCCTTGTCTTGGTGGGCAGGGCTGTGGCAAGGGCCCCCCTGGGGTTTCCAAGCTATTTAGATGCTGCCTGAAACATTCAAGCTGGAGCCAAATGGCAGCCATTTCTGAGTACTCTGCCAACATGAGGAGCCAGGTTGAGCTGCTCTCTCAAAGACCAGTAATGATTTCTCATCTCTGAATGCTGGGGGTTCAGTGGTTGGACCCCTGGCCAGGCTAGGGGCATTGTCACTGATATGTCAGGGTTGCTCTTGACACCTGCCTCCCACCCGCACCCATCAGGCAGACAGGCAGACAGCACCTCGGGAAGGCAGGCCCCTGGGGGCTCCAGTTACAAGATGATTGCTGCGAGATTTGGGGAATGTGGTTATTCCTGTGCCCCGTCCAGAGCTCAGATGGGGCTATGGCTCTACCCCCCACGAATCCTTGTCCCACATCTTCCCTTACATTATGCATCACCCA
This region of Callospermophilus lateralis isolate mCalLat2 chromosome 3, mCalLat2.hap1, whole genome shotgun sequence genomic DNA includes:
- the Syndig1l gene encoding synapse differentiation-inducing gene protein 1-like; amino-acid sequence: MESLSELQNPLLPGSPAHLRSPAHLRSPYPYAEAPPSWSYQEKLYSYLLGGAGPAHTHQLLDPGSLQLAVEAWYRPSCLLGRDKVKEPRAGSCETSFTEAKEPQAGPTEQCTEPGQAEEDVTIHTVSYGVQEELQGQEDSQEEEESEATSTESESEDNFLTLPPRDHLGLTLFSMLCCFWPLGIAAFYFSQGTTKAISKGDFRLASTTSRRALFLATLSIAVGAGLYVAVVVALAAYMSQNGHG